A genomic window from Lotus japonicus ecotype B-129 chromosome 1, LjGifu_v1.2 includes:
- the LOC130744121 gene encoding endoribonuclease YBEY, chloroplastic isoform X2, whose protein sequence is MLPRFCNFLRRHPSLDMARAIGPHLHHFHYASPATRFPLSPSISSPLLRHNEPSGKKKKIQPFVVSMGGHSHREYRKVRRRAPKSKEKQLELCADICIEEDLPDDPEIFNIAEMLRLNVPTAMKLAFDGLKGSGYKTRDTAISDVGEFQSVELSVLLCNDVFIRQLNKEWRGEDHATDVLSMSQHVPGLKLPILMLGDIVISVETAARQAEERGHTLLDEIRILMVHGLLHLLGFDHEISEEAEVEMEKQEELLLKSLDWKGKGLIKSAYDIVTNSNSHQDCSDDRKQEGSLRFYKPKFSYIFCDMDGTLLNSRSQISSATAKALREASSSGVKIVIATGKARPAVIDIFKMVDLAGKDGIVSEFSPGVFLQACLYSLESKVPLIAFSEGRCLTLFHDPLVDSLHTVYHEPKAEIMPSVEHLLASADIQKMIFMDTAQRVANTLRPHWSDATRGRATVVQAVPDMLEIVPLGTSKGNGVKVLLDHLGVTANEIMAIGDGENDIEMLELASLGIALSNGSERTKAVASVIGLSNDEDGVADAIYRYAF, encoded by the exons ATGCTTCCCCGTTTCTGTAACTTCCTCCGCCGCCACCCTTCTCTCGACATGGCGCGCGCCATCGGGCCTCACCTCCATCATTTCCATTATGCCTCACCCGCCACCCGTTTCCCTCTCTCTCCTTCAATCTCTTCTCCGCTCCTCCGCCATAACGAACCGtcggggaagaagaagaagattcagCCTTTTGTGGTATCAATGGGGGGACATAGCCATAGGGAGTATAGGAAAGTGAGGAGGCGAGCACCGAAGAGCAAAGAGAAGCAACTGGAGCTCTGCGCCGACATTTGCATCGAAGAGGATTTGCCTGACGATCCTGAAATCTTT AACATCGCGGAGATGCTTCGCCTAAATGTTCCAACGGCAATGAAACTGGCATTTGATGGTTTGAAAGGTTCAGGGTATAAAACAAGAGATACTGCTATAAGTGATGTTGGCGAGTTTCAAAGTGTTGAGTTATCAGTGCTTCTTTGCAATGATGTGTTTATTCGACAACTTAATAAGGAATGGAGAGGTGAAGATCATGCTACTGATGTTCTCTCAATGTCACAACATGTACCTGGCCTCAAGCTTCCTATT CTTATGTTGGGTGATATCGTAATTTCTGTAGAGACAGCTGCTAGACAAGCTGAGGAAAGGGGACACACTCTTCTTGATGAGATCCGTATCCTCATG GTTCATGGTTTGTTACATCTTTTGGGATTCGATCATGAAATAAGTGAAGAAGCGGAAGTAGAAATGGAGAAACAGGAGGAACTACTTTTGAAGAGTCTTGATTGGAAAGGAAAAGGGCTAATAAAGAGTGCATATGATATTGTAACAAATTCTAATTCTCACCAAGACTGTTCAGATG ACAGGAAGCAAGAAGGAAGTCTTAGATTTTACAAACCAAAGTTTAGCTATATCTTCTGTGATATGGATG GAACATTGCTGAACAGCAGAAGTCAAATTTCTAGTGCAACTGCCAAGGCTCTGAGAGAAGCCTCGTCAAGTGGGGTGAAAATTGTGATAGCTACTGGAAAA GCTCGTCCAGCAGTGATAGATATTTTTAAGATGGTGGATTTAGCTGGAAAAGATGGCATTGTTTCAGAATTTTCACCTGGGGTTTTCTTACAG GCATGTCTTTACTCTTTGGAGAGTAAGGTTCCACTTATTGCATTTTCAGAAGGTCGTTGCTTAACCCTTTTTCACGACCCACTTGTTGATTCACTACATACAGTATACCATGAACCGAAG GCTGAGATTATGCCTTCTGTTGAACATCTTCTGGCTTCAGCAGACATACAG AAAATGATTTTCATGGACACTGCCCAGAGGGTGGCTAATACTTTACGGCCACACTGGTCAGATGCCACAAGAGGTCGTGCCACTGTTGTTCAAGCTGTGCCAGACATGCTGGAAATTGTACCATTGGGAACATCAAAAGGGAATGGAGTGAAAGTGCTGCTAGATCATTTGGGGGTTACTGCCAACGAG ATAATGGCTATTGGTGACGGGGAAAATGATATCGAGATGCTTGAGCTGGCTTCTCTAGGCATCGCACTTAGTAATGGATCAGAGAGGACCAAAGCTGTGGCTAGCGTAATTGGTTTGAGCAATGATGAAGATGGTGTAGCAGATGCCATATACCGGTATGCATTCTAA
- the LOC130744121 gene encoding endoribonuclease YBEY, chloroplastic isoform X3 produces the protein MLRLNVPTAMKLAFDGLKGSGYKTRDTAISDVGEFQSVELSVLLCNDVFIRQLNKEWRGEDHATDVLSMSQHVPGLKLPILMLGDIVISVETAARQAEERGHTLLDEIRILMVHGLLHLLGFDHEISEEAEVEMEKQEELLLKSLDWKGKGLIKSAYDIVTNSNSHQDCSDDRKQEGSLRFYKPKFSYIFCDMDGTLLNSRSQISSATAKALREASSSGVKIVIATGKARPAVIDIFKMVDLAGKDGIVSEFSPGVFLQGLLVYGRQGQEIFRSNLDPNICREACLYSLESKVPLIAFSEGRCLTLFHDPLVDSLHTVYHEPKAEIMPSVEHLLASADIQKMIFMDTAQRVANTLRPHWSDATRGRATVVQAVPDMLEIVPLGTSKGNGVKVLLDHLGVTANEIMAIGDGENDIEMLELASLGIALSNGSERTKAVASVIGLSNDEDGVADAIYRYAF, from the exons ATGCTTCGCCTAAATGTTCCAACGGCAATGAAACTGGCATTTGATGGTTTGAAAGGTTCAGGGTATAAAACAAGAGATACTGCTATAAGTGATGTTGGCGAGTTTCAAAGTGTTGAGTTATCAGTGCTTCTTTGCAATGATGTGTTTATTCGACAACTTAATAAGGAATGGAGAGGTGAAGATCATGCTACTGATGTTCTCTCAATGTCACAACATGTACCTGGCCTCAAGCTTCCTATT CTTATGTTGGGTGATATCGTAATTTCTGTAGAGACAGCTGCTAGACAAGCTGAGGAAAGGGGACACACTCTTCTTGATGAGATCCGTATCCTCATG GTTCATGGTTTGTTACATCTTTTGGGATTCGATCATGAAATAAGTGAAGAAGCGGAAGTAGAAATGGAGAAACAGGAGGAACTACTTTTGAAGAGTCTTGATTGGAAAGGAAAAGGGCTAATAAAGAGTGCATATGATATTGTAACAAATTCTAATTCTCACCAAGACTGTTCAGATG ACAGGAAGCAAGAAGGAAGTCTTAGATTTTACAAACCAAAGTTTAGCTATATCTTCTGTGATATGGATG GAACATTGCTGAACAGCAGAAGTCAAATTTCTAGTGCAACTGCCAAGGCTCTGAGAGAAGCCTCGTCAAGTGGGGTGAAAATTGTGATAGCTACTGGAAAA GCTCGTCCAGCAGTGATAGATATTTTTAAGATGGTGGATTTAGCTGGAAAAGATGGCATTGTTTCAGAATTTTCACCTGGGGTTTTCTTACAG GGTTTGCTTGTTTATGGTAGACAAGGTCAGGAAATATTTAGGAGCAACTTAGATCCAAACATCTGTAGAGAG GCATGTCTTTACTCTTTGGAGAGTAAGGTTCCACTTATTGCATTTTCAGAAGGTCGTTGCTTAACCCTTTTTCACGACCCACTTGTTGATTCACTACATACAGTATACCATGAACCGAAG GCTGAGATTATGCCTTCTGTTGAACATCTTCTGGCTTCAGCAGACATACAG AAAATGATTTTCATGGACACTGCCCAGAGGGTGGCTAATACTTTACGGCCACACTGGTCAGATGCCACAAGAGGTCGTGCCACTGTTGTTCAAGCTGTGCCAGACATGCTGGAAATTGTACCATTGGGAACATCAAAAGGGAATGGAGTGAAAGTGCTGCTAGATCATTTGGGGGTTACTGCCAACGAG ATAATGGCTATTGGTGACGGGGAAAATGATATCGAGATGCTTGAGCTGGCTTCTCTAGGCATCGCACTTAGTAATGGATCAGAGAGGACCAAAGCTGTGGCTAGCGTAATTGGTTTGAGCAATGATGAAGATGGTGTAGCAGATGCCATATACCGGTATGCATTCTAA
- the LOC130744121 gene encoding endoribonuclease YBEY, chloroplastic isoform X1 — translation MLPRFCNFLRRHPSLDMARAIGPHLHHFHYASPATRFPLSPSISSPLLRHNEPSGKKKKIQPFVVSMGGHSHREYRKVRRRAPKSKEKQLELCADICIEEDLPDDPEIFNIAEMLRLNVPTAMKLAFDGLKGSGYKTRDTAISDVGEFQSVELSVLLCNDVFIRQLNKEWRGEDHATDVLSMSQHVPGLKLPILMLGDIVISVETAARQAEERGHTLLDEIRILMVHGLLHLLGFDHEISEEAEVEMEKQEELLLKSLDWKGKGLIKSAYDIVTNSNSHQDCSDDRKQEGSLRFYKPKFSYIFCDMDGTLLNSRSQISSATAKALREASSSGVKIVIATGKARPAVIDIFKMVDLAGKDGIVSEFSPGVFLQGLLVYGRQGQEIFRSNLDPNICREACLYSLESKVPLIAFSEGRCLTLFHDPLVDSLHTVYHEPKAEIMPSVEHLLASADIQKMIFMDTAQRVANTLRPHWSDATRGRATVVQAVPDMLEIVPLGTSKGNGVKVLLDHLGVTANEIMAIGDGENDIEMLELASLGIALSNGSERTKAVASVIGLSNDEDGVADAIYRYAF, via the exons ATGCTTCCCCGTTTCTGTAACTTCCTCCGCCGCCACCCTTCTCTCGACATGGCGCGCGCCATCGGGCCTCACCTCCATCATTTCCATTATGCCTCACCCGCCACCCGTTTCCCTCTCTCTCCTTCAATCTCTTCTCCGCTCCTCCGCCATAACGAACCGtcggggaagaagaagaagattcagCCTTTTGTGGTATCAATGGGGGGACATAGCCATAGGGAGTATAGGAAAGTGAGGAGGCGAGCACCGAAGAGCAAAGAGAAGCAACTGGAGCTCTGCGCCGACATTTGCATCGAAGAGGATTTGCCTGACGATCCTGAAATCTTT AACATCGCGGAGATGCTTCGCCTAAATGTTCCAACGGCAATGAAACTGGCATTTGATGGTTTGAAAGGTTCAGGGTATAAAACAAGAGATACTGCTATAAGTGATGTTGGCGAGTTTCAAAGTGTTGAGTTATCAGTGCTTCTTTGCAATGATGTGTTTATTCGACAACTTAATAAGGAATGGAGAGGTGAAGATCATGCTACTGATGTTCTCTCAATGTCACAACATGTACCTGGCCTCAAGCTTCCTATT CTTATGTTGGGTGATATCGTAATTTCTGTAGAGACAGCTGCTAGACAAGCTGAGGAAAGGGGACACACTCTTCTTGATGAGATCCGTATCCTCATG GTTCATGGTTTGTTACATCTTTTGGGATTCGATCATGAAATAAGTGAAGAAGCGGAAGTAGAAATGGAGAAACAGGAGGAACTACTTTTGAAGAGTCTTGATTGGAAAGGAAAAGGGCTAATAAAGAGTGCATATGATATTGTAACAAATTCTAATTCTCACCAAGACTGTTCAGATG ACAGGAAGCAAGAAGGAAGTCTTAGATTTTACAAACCAAAGTTTAGCTATATCTTCTGTGATATGGATG GAACATTGCTGAACAGCAGAAGTCAAATTTCTAGTGCAACTGCCAAGGCTCTGAGAGAAGCCTCGTCAAGTGGGGTGAAAATTGTGATAGCTACTGGAAAA GCTCGTCCAGCAGTGATAGATATTTTTAAGATGGTGGATTTAGCTGGAAAAGATGGCATTGTTTCAGAATTTTCACCTGGGGTTTTCTTACAG GGTTTGCTTGTTTATGGTAGACAAGGTCAGGAAATATTTAGGAGCAACTTAGATCCAAACATCTGTAGAGAG GCATGTCTTTACTCTTTGGAGAGTAAGGTTCCACTTATTGCATTTTCAGAAGGTCGTTGCTTAACCCTTTTTCACGACCCACTTGTTGATTCACTACATACAGTATACCATGAACCGAAG GCTGAGATTATGCCTTCTGTTGAACATCTTCTGGCTTCAGCAGACATACAG AAAATGATTTTCATGGACACTGCCCAGAGGGTGGCTAATACTTTACGGCCACACTGGTCAGATGCCACAAGAGGTCGTGCCACTGTTGTTCAAGCTGTGCCAGACATGCTGGAAATTGTACCATTGGGAACATCAAAAGGGAATGGAGTGAAAGTGCTGCTAGATCATTTGGGGGTTACTGCCAACGAG ATAATGGCTATTGGTGACGGGGAAAATGATATCGAGATGCTTGAGCTGGCTTCTCTAGGCATCGCACTTAGTAATGGATCAGAGAGGACCAAAGCTGTGGCTAGCGTAATTGGTTTGAGCAATGATGAAGATGGTGTAGCAGATGCCATATACCGGTATGCATTCTAA